A DNA window from Sporomusaceae bacterium FL31 contains the following coding sequences:
- the ptsI gene encoding phosphoenolpyruvate-protein phosphotransferase, translated as MLSSLNDPYFRERIVDIQDVAQQLIQNLNTDSPSEQQFPATGNWIVVADELTPAQTISLPKDRVLAFIVRKGGKTSHAAILARTYGIPAVVGLTGSWDDLMMATGIELDGTQGWVRILSSDEINSLQESTLDQGVQAELDNDFSQSGGEMTLAANIGSPNDVSLIRRFKAQGVGLYRTEFLFMGDALPTEEEQVNAYLAVIQECAPAVTVIRTLDIGGDKRAPALNLPIESNPFLGVRALRLCFKNPELLTTQLRAIWRVSAAGPTAVMFPMISNYDELIKAKQYLAEAKEAVISRGHPVGTLQVGMMIEVPAAVWLAPKLAKEVDFFSIGTNDLIQYTLAVDRENHEIADLYQPYHPAVLGMIAQVANAAKSAGIWTGICGESGGDVLLAPFFAGLGIDELSMSPGVLPHMRKKLAGIDRNELAGFVEQILDCATATEVLTILQSYSKGGHDNANKSS; from the coding sequence ATGTTAAGTTCATTAAACGATCCCTATTTTCGTGAGCGAATTGTCGATATTCAGGATGTTGCTCAGCAGTTAATTCAGAATTTGAATACAGATAGTCCATCAGAGCAGCAGTTCCCGGCAACGGGAAACTGGATTGTTGTAGCTGATGAATTAACGCCTGCTCAAACCATCTCGCTGCCAAAAGATAGAGTGTTGGCTTTTATCGTCCGCAAAGGTGGAAAAACTTCACATGCTGCAATTTTGGCTCGCACTTACGGGATACCGGCAGTGGTTGGTCTGACTGGCAGTTGGGATGATTTGATGATGGCCACAGGAATTGAACTGGATGGGACGCAGGGCTGGGTCAGGATTTTGTCTTCTGATGAGATTAACTCTTTACAGGAAAGCACTCTTGATCAAGGAGTGCAGGCTGAATTAGACAATGACTTCAGCCAGTCTGGTGGCGAAATGACGTTGGCAGCAAATATTGGCAGCCCCAATGATGTCTCTTTAATTCGCCGCTTTAAGGCGCAGGGCGTAGGGCTTTATCGTACTGAATTCTTATTTATGGGAGATGCGCTGCCAACTGAAGAGGAGCAAGTCAACGCTTATTTGGCTGTTATTCAGGAATGCGCCCCCGCCGTGACGGTAATTAGAACCTTGGATATTGGTGGTGACAAACGCGCACCTGCTTTAAATTTACCGATTGAAAGCAATCCTTTTCTAGGCGTTCGGGCTTTGCGGCTTTGCTTTAAAAATCCTGAACTGCTTACCACCCAATTACGGGCAATCTGGCGAGTGTCGGCAGCAGGGCCAACTGCTGTGATGTTTCCAATGATATCAAATTATGATGAGCTGATAAAAGCTAAGCAATATCTCGCTGAAGCCAAAGAAGCCGTGATAAGTCGGGGGCATCCGGTTGGAACACTACAGGTTGGGATGATGATTGAAGTTCCGGCCGCAGTTTGGCTGGCACCAAAGCTGGCGAAAGAAGTTGATTTCTTTAGTATTGGTACCAATGACTTAATTCAATATACACTTGCTGTTGACCGGGAGAATCATGAAATCGCCGATTTATACCAGCCTTATCACCCCGCTGTCTTAGGGATGATTGCCCAAGTTGCCAACGCCGCTAAATCTGCAGGGATCTGGACTGGGATATGTGGCGAATCTGGTGGTGATGTGTTATTAGCTCCGTTTTTTGCTGGATTGGGGATTGATGAGCTAAGCATGTCACCAGGTGTACTGCCCCATATGAGGAAAAAGTTAGCCGGGATTGACAGAAATGAACTTGCTGGATTCGTTGAGCAAATTCTTGATTGTGCAACAGCGACAGAAGTACTCACAATTCTGCAATCATATAGCAAAGGTGGTCATGACAATGCAAACAAGAGCAGTTAG
- the prkA_1 gene encoding serine protein kinase, giving the protein MAGFDFDSMIKKDRTERKHQQFNGTLLDYLAIVKENPQVAMLAHRRMYEMLSAPGVDTFKTEENARLKRIHGSGVLKKYKFFANDFYGIDKSIMQVMRYFHSSAMKGEEARQVLYLVGPVGAGKSSLMEALKKALEMSAPIYTLKDCPMREEPLHLIPKHLRPEFEKLLNVKIEGDLCPVCRHRLKHEYHGEYEKFPVAMAEFSIRSRKGIGVVPPVDPNNQDTSVLSGSVDISKMDMFAEDDPRVMSLNGAFNVGNRGIVEFIEVFKNDVEYLHTMITATQEKSIPSPGKGSMIYFDGIILAHSNESEWNRFKSDHTNEAILDRIVKVEVPYCLELDEEVKIYQKILKNSSFNAHIAPHTIELASMFAILTRLSPSNKVDALTKLKIYNGEEIVEKGSTKKIDIGELRDEAHREGMSGISTRFIMKALGATLAEAEGECINPIAVLETLIKAVKDMAVADDDRKRYLGFLQDVLKKEYNKVLEKEVTKAFIHGYKEQAESLFNNYLDHAEAFVNATKLKDANTGEELEPDIQFLQSIEEQIGITGTAALGFRQDVTAYMFSLLRNGAKIDYRSYEPLKEAIEKKLTVSVKELSRVVTKSRVRDGEQDSKYNAMVAEMKKNGYCDHCCNVILKYAANNLWKD; this is encoded by the coding sequence ATGGCTGGTTTTGATTTTGACAGCATGATTAAGAAAGATCGTACCGAAAGAAAGCATCAGCAGTTTAACGGGACATTGCTTGATTACCTGGCTATCGTCAAAGAGAATCCACAAGTAGCCATGCTGGCTCACCGGAGAATGTATGAGATGTTAAGCGCTCCAGGGGTTGATACCTTCAAGACGGAGGAAAATGCCCGCTTAAAGCGCATTCATGGCAGTGGGGTTCTGAAAAAGTACAAGTTTTTTGCTAATGATTTCTATGGTATTGACAAGAGCATTATGCAAGTTATGCGCTATTTTCATTCGTCTGCCATGAAAGGGGAAGAAGCCCGGCAGGTGCTGTATTTAGTAGGACCGGTGGGTGCCGGTAAATCCTCTTTAATGGAAGCGTTAAAAAAAGCATTGGAAATGAGTGCACCCATCTATACGCTGAAGGATTGCCCAATGCGCGAAGAACCGCTGCATCTTATTCCTAAGCATCTCCGGCCCGAATTTGAAAAGCTATTAAATGTAAAAATTGAAGGCGATTTGTGCCCGGTTTGCCGGCATCGCTTAAAACATGAATATCATGGCGAGTATGAAAAATTCCCGGTTGCCATGGCCGAATTCTCCATAAGGTCCCGTAAAGGAATTGGCGTTGTACCGCCTGTTGATCCCAATAATCAGGATACCTCAGTGCTTTCCGGTTCAGTGGATATTTCTAAAATGGACATGTTTGCTGAGGATGATCCGCGGGTGATGTCCCTTAATGGTGCCTTCAATGTTGGTAACCGGGGCATTGTTGAATTTATTGAGGTTTTCAAAAATGATGTTGAGTATCTTCATACTATGATTACGGCTACACAGGAGAAATCTATTCCTTCACCGGGGAAAGGTTCGATGATTTATTTTGACGGCATTATTCTGGCCCACTCCAATGAGTCAGAATGGAACCGGTTTAAGTCTGATCATACCAATGAAGCTATTCTGGACCGGATTGTTAAAGTGGAAGTTCCCTATTGTCTGGAATTGGACGAAGAGGTGAAAATTTATCAAAAGATCCTGAAAAATAGTTCGTTCAATGCGCATATTGCACCCCATACGATTGAATTGGCCTCCATGTTTGCCATCTTGACCCGGCTCAGTCCCTCCAATAAAGTGGACGCCTTAACAAAACTAAAAATTTATAATGGCGAGGAAATCGTAGAAAAAGGTTCAACCAAAAAGATTGATATTGGTGAATTGCGTGATGAAGCCCATCGTGAAGGGATGAGCGGCATATCGACCCGGTTCATCATGAAAGCGCTTGGTGCAACGCTGGCCGAGGCGGAAGGTGAGTGCATCAATCCGATCGCAGTCCTGGAGACGCTGATTAAAGCGGTAAAAGACATGGCGGTAGCAGACGATGACCGCAAACGCTATTTAGGCTTTTTGCAGGATGTTTTGAAGAAAGAGTACAATAAGGTGCTGGAGAAAGAGGTCACGAAAGCCTTTATTCACGGCTATAAAGAGCAAGCGGAAAGTTTATTTAATAATTACCTGGATCATGCTGAGGCCTTTGTGAATGCAACCAAATTAAAAGATGCTAATACTGGTGAGGAACTGGAGCCGGATATCCAATTCCTGCAGTCCATTGAAGAACAAATCGGCATTACCGGTACGGCTGCCCTCGGCTTCAGACAGGATGTTACCGCTTATATGTTTTCTCTGCTGCGCAATGGAGCTAAAATTGATTACCGCAGTTATGAACCCCTGAAAGAAGCCATTGAGAAAAAGTTAACGGTCTCTGTAAAAGAATTATCCCGGGTTGTAACCAAGTCCCGGGTTCGGGATGGTGAACAAGACAGCAAATATAATGCCATGGTTGCAGAGATGAAGAAGAATGGTTATTGTGATCACTGCTGTAATGTCATCTTAAAATACGCCGCCAATAACTTATGGAAAGATTAG
- a CDS encoding UPF0229 protein gives MALFKDGSMTPSDRSQWDRKRHRQLVEQAIKKNMGGIIADESIIGQDGSKKFRIPVKGIKEYQFIYGKNNQGVGSGDGTEERGQVIGRNGQPQPGQGEQAGSQPGEDVYETEITLDELIQYLFDDLQLPDMERKKFAVVESERKSKLSGYQKKGIPPRLAKKRTVAEKIKRVKSALRAGDGDGDEVGYHGFIEDDLRYRRVKEEQRRHSNAVVICIMDTSGSMDQTRKYLARSFYFLLYQFVRFKYEQVEVVFIAHSTEAKEVNEQEFFHKGESGGTFISSGYAKALEIIEQRYNPEVWNIYAFHCSDGDNWDEDNDKAVILAKELCEVCNLFGYGEIAVSSYYRTIRETFTENISHDNFVIATIGGKEDVWPAFKSIIDKEGMEVTGDGR, from the coding sequence ATGGCTTTGTTTAAAGACGGCAGCATGACTCCATCTGACCGGTCGCAATGGGACCGGAAACGGCATCGGCAACTGGTAGAACAGGCGATCAAAAAAAATATGGGCGGTATTATTGCCGACGAAAGCATTATTGGCCAGGACGGCAGCAAGAAATTCCGAATTCCGGTTAAAGGCATTAAAGAGTATCAGTTTATCTATGGTAAAAACAATCAAGGTGTCGGCTCCGGGGACGGAACTGAGGAGCGGGGGCAGGTGATCGGTAGAAACGGCCAGCCGCAACCGGGGCAAGGTGAGCAGGCGGGCAGCCAACCGGGAGAAGATGTCTATGAGACCGAGATTACGCTGGATGAGCTTATACAATATCTGTTTGATGACTTGCAGCTGCCGGACATGGAACGCAAGAAATTTGCTGTTGTTGAATCAGAACGAAAAAGTAAATTATCTGGTTATCAGAAAAAAGGCATTCCACCCCGGCTGGCAAAAAAACGGACAGTTGCCGAAAAAATTAAACGGGTTAAGTCTGCTTTGAGGGCAGGAGACGGTGATGGGGATGAAGTCGGCTATCACGGCTTTATTGAAGACGACCTGCGCTACCGCCGGGTCAAGGAAGAACAGCGCCGCCATTCGAATGCCGTGGTGATTTGCATAATGGACACTTCAGGCTCAATGGATCAGACCCGAAAATATCTGGCCCGCAGTTTTTACTTTTTGTTGTATCAGTTTGTCCGTTTTAAATATGAACAGGTGGAAGTTGTGTTTATCGCTCATAGTACTGAAGCGAAAGAAGTCAATGAACAGGAGTTTTTTCATAAAGGCGAATCTGGCGGAACCTTTATCAGCAGTGGCTATGCCAAAGCCTTGGAGATCATTGAGCAGCGCTATAATCCGGAAGTATGGAATATTTATGCCTTTCATTGCTCGGATGGTGATAATTGGGACGAGGATAATGACAAAGCGGTTATTCTGGCTAAGGAGTTGTGCGAGGTATGCAATTTGTTCGGTTATGGTGAAATTGCAGTCAGCTCTTATTATCGGACCATCCGTGAGACTTTTACCGAGAATATCAGTCATGATAACTTCGTGATCGCAACAATTGGCGGTAAGGAGGATGTCTGGCCGGCTTTTAAAAGCATCATTGACAAGGAAGGGATGGAGGTGACTGGGGATGGCCGGTGA
- a CDS encoding alcohol dehydrogenase, which produces MQTRAVRLYGKKDLRLESFELPAIKEDEILVQVVTDSICMSTYKAAILGPDHKRVPKDVAINPIIVGHEMAGNIVEVGAKWQHQFKPGEKFALQPALNYKGSMDSPGYSYRYCGGAATYVILPQEVMELGCLLKYDGDAYYDASLAEPMSCIIGAFHASYHTSMGSYEHRMGIVEGGKLALLAGAGPMGLGAIDYVLHADRRPGMIVVTDVDQARLDRARAIFPPEEAQKNGIELIFVNTKEVADVPGHLKSLTGGTGFDDVHVYAPIRTVVEQADQILGRDGCLNFFAGPTDTAFSGLINYYNVHYNAAHVMGTTGGNTNDMIESLRLTEKNLINPAVMVTHIGGLDSVAEATLKLPEIPGGKKLIYSGIDMELTAIDDFAAKGADNPHFAKLAEICQRNRGLWSAEAERYLLEHWGK; this is translated from the coding sequence ATGCAAACAAGAGCAGTTAGATTATATGGAAAAAAAGACTTGCGTTTGGAAAGCTTTGAGCTGCCGGCGATTAAAGAGGATGAAATTTTAGTTCAGGTTGTGACAGACAGCATTTGTATGTCAACCTATAAAGCGGCTATCTTAGGCCCGGATCACAAACGCGTACCCAAAGATGTTGCCATCAATCCCATTATTGTTGGCCATGAAATGGCTGGCAATATTGTCGAGGTTGGAGCTAAATGGCAGCATCAATTTAAACCAGGCGAAAAATTTGCCCTGCAGCCAGCGTTAAATTATAAAGGCAGCATGGATTCACCCGGGTACTCCTATCGCTATTGCGGTGGTGCTGCAACGTACGTAATTTTACCGCAGGAGGTTATGGAATTAGGCTGCTTATTAAAGTACGACGGGGATGCCTACTATGATGCTTCATTAGCTGAGCCGATGTCCTGCATCATTGGGGCCTTCCACGCCAGTTATCATACCAGTATGGGTTCTTATGAGCACCGGATGGGCATTGTTGAAGGGGGAAAACTGGCGTTATTGGCTGGAGCCGGTCCAATGGGGCTAGGCGCTATTGATTATGTATTGCATGCTGACCGGCGTCCGGGAATGATTGTAGTAACCGATGTTGATCAAGCTCGTCTGGACCGGGCTAGAGCCATATTTCCGCCGGAAGAGGCACAGAAAAACGGTATAGAACTTATTTTTGTCAATACCAAGGAAGTCGCTGATGTTCCGGGCCATCTGAAAAGCCTGACAGGTGGTACTGGCTTTGATGACGTACATGTTTATGCACCCATTAGAACAGTAGTCGAACAAGCCGACCAAATTCTTGGTCGTGATGGTTGTCTGAATTTCTTCGCTGGACCTACTGATACCGCATTTTCCGGGTTAATCAACTATTACAATGTGCATTATAATGCGGCTCATGTGATGGGAACTACGGGCGGAAATACCAATGACATGATTGAATCTTTGCGGCTAACTGAGAAGAACCTCATCAATCCGGCCGTTATGGTCACTCATATTGGCGGTTTGGACAGTGTGGCGGAAGCTACTTTGAAACTGCCCGAAATACCGGGCGGCAAAAAACTGATTTATAGCGGGATTGACATGGAGCTTACCGCAATCGATGATTTTGCTGCTAAAGGGGCAGACAATCCACACTTTGCTAAATTGGCGGAAATTTGTCAGCGTAACCGAGGCTTGTGGAGTGCTGAAGCCGAGCGGTATTTGCTGGAGCACTGGGGAAAATAG
- a CDS encoding GGDEF domain-containing protein codes for MSTLLLQAKNIQEILNHLYEGIIIVDTNKVVVYWNPEAEKISGYLASEFIGRCCCDKSLVHVDQHGERLCEKSCPFTASLCTGQVYETEAYLNHKEGHQVPVSARMIPLYDNHDKFIGAIELFRDNSPRETLMKELADLNDQATIDPLTGLRNRRYAEVIINSKLNEIRSGGTTFGVLFIDIDHFKTINDTYGHDVGDLVLKMLARTLMNNTRQHDVLVRWGGEEIVAVIVSPNIQTKLTIIADKLRHLIGQSILPVDHGTDIQVTVSIGATVAQGEDTVQSLVKRADHLMYQAKKSGRNCVKTDIEIV; via the coding sequence TTGAGTACTTTATTGCTGCAAGCTAAAAATATCCAAGAAATCTTGAATCACTTGTATGAAGGAATTATCATCGTCGATACGAACAAAGTTGTCGTCTATTGGAATCCTGAAGCTGAAAAAATCTCCGGGTATCTTGCCAGTGAGTTTATTGGCAGATGCTGCTGCGATAAGTCTCTGGTGCATGTTGATCAACACGGGGAAAGATTATGTGAGAAATCCTGTCCCTTTACTGCCAGCCTTTGCACTGGACAAGTATACGAAACAGAGGCGTACCTCAACCATAAGGAAGGTCATCAGGTCCCGGTATCAGCCCGAATGATTCCCTTGTATGATAATCATGACAAATTTATTGGCGCCATCGAGCTTTTCCGTGATAACTCCCCGCGCGAAACACTAATGAAAGAATTGGCTGATCTCAATGACCAGGCTACTATTGACCCACTGACTGGATTACGCAACCGGCGTTACGCCGAGGTCATCATTAATTCTAAATTAAATGAAATTAGATCAGGCGGAACGACCTTTGGCGTATTATTTATAGATATTGATCACTTTAAAACCATCAATGATACCTACGGCCACGATGTCGGCGATTTAGTGCTGAAAATGCTGGCAAGAACATTAATGAATAACACTCGTCAGCATGATGTCCTAGTACGATGGGGTGGTGAAGAAATTGTCGCTGTAATTGTCAGCCCTAATATTCAGACAAAATTAACGATAATTGCCGATAAATTACGGCACCTTATTGGACAGTCCATACTTCCCGTAGATCATGGCACTGATATTCAGGTGACGGTTTCGATTGGTGCAACGGTTGCACAAGGTGAGGATACCGTGCAATCCTTAGTGAAGCGCGCTGATCATCTCATGTATCAGGCTAAGAAATCCGGACGAAATTGTGTTAAAACAGATATAGAGATTGTTTGA
- the spoVR_1 gene encoding stage V sporulation protein R, translating into MAGEYDMDDLAAWNKRIEEVVSTIGLDCYEQHFEICSYEDMLCYEAYVGMPAHYPHWSYGKTYEKQKTYYQYNLTGLPYEMVINSDPCLAYLMRDNTLLLQILTMAHVYGHNDFFKNNRLFRRDTRAELTLELFKAHADRVRGYIQDPSIGPDRVERILDAAHALRFQIPRNGGGFANGRKSSGFESNEAAIERRKDDLLGFVAEHGALLDWERDLVNIVRDESIYFMPQIETKIMNEGWASYWHYQILQQLELPQALHLEFLQRHNLVIRPHQGRINPYFVGFKLFEFLNNQVGREELMAIRANERDQSFLRRFLTKELCGELGLFVHETQGQDIKVKEVADEAGWKIVRDSLANSVGSGTIPVIKPESIESGKLMIEHCYDGRELELEYARKTLSYVGVLWGGEVELHTVINEKKTVIKDKL; encoded by the coding sequence ATGGCCGGTGAATATGACATGGATGATTTAGCAGCATGGAACAAGCGGATTGAAGAAGTGGTCAGCACAATCGGTTTGGATTGTTATGAGCAGCATTTTGAAATTTGCAGTTACGAAGATATGCTTTGCTATGAGGCTTATGTTGGTATGCCAGCTCACTACCCGCACTGGAGCTATGGCAAAACCTACGAGAAGCAGAAGACTTACTATCAGTATAATTTAACCGGACTGCCTTATGAAATGGTCATTAATTCCGACCCTTGCTTGGCTTACCTGATGCGTGATAACACGCTGTTGCTGCAAATTCTAACCATGGCACATGTGTATGGGCATAATGACTTTTTTAAAAACAACCGCCTGTTTAGGCGGGATACCAGAGCTGAATTAACTCTGGAGTTATTCAAGGCGCATGCCGACAGGGTCAGAGGTTATATTCAGGATCCCAGTATTGGCCCTGACAGAGTGGAACGTATCCTGGATGCTGCCCATGCCTTGCGTTTTCAGATACCGCGTAATGGGGGCGGCTTCGCAAATGGACGAAAGAGTAGCGGTTTTGAAAGCAATGAAGCTGCGATTGAGCGCCGGAAGGACGACCTGCTGGGGTTTGTAGCTGAGCATGGTGCTTTATTGGACTGGGAGAGGGATTTAGTCAACATTGTCCGGGATGAATCCATCTACTTTATGCCGCAAATCGAGACCAAAATTATGAATGAAGGCTGGGCCAGTTACTGGCATTATCAAATTTTGCAGCAGCTTGAACTGCCACAAGCATTACACTTGGAATTTCTGCAGCGGCATAATCTGGTTATTCGTCCGCATCAAGGGAGGATTAATCCGTACTTTGTGGGCTTTAAGCTTTTTGAGTTTCTGAATAATCAGGTTGGCAGGGAGGAATTGATGGCAATCAGAGCCAATGAACGGGATCAGTCTTTTTTACGGCGCTTTCTAACCAAGGAACTTTGCGGAGAGTTAGGCCTATTTGTCCACGAAACTCAAGGACAAGATATTAAGGTAAAGGAAGTTGCTGATGAAGCGGGCTGGAAAATAGTTCGGGATAGCCTGGCAAATTCAGTAGGCAGTGGGACTATACCGGTTATTAAACCGGAAAGTATTGAAAGTGGGAAATTAATGATAGAACATTGCTACGATGGCCGGGAACTGGAGTTAGAGTATGCACGCAAAACCCTGAGCTATGTCGGCGTTCTTTGGGGCGGAGAGGTTGAACTCCATACAGTGATAAACGAAAAGAAAACTGTTATTAAGGATAAGCTGTGA